The Heyndrickxia vini genome contains a region encoding:
- a CDS encoding MarR family winged helix-turn-helix transcriptional regulator, with product MDNEVQQSLKLFIVLSRAFRAVNEYTNEFIQKNGLNPTEFAVLELLYHKGDQPLQQIGDKILLASGSITYVVDKLEKKKLIERVGCANDRRVTFAHITDEGKQFIESIFPGHQNRIHQLMSVLSSDEKEVAIESLKKIGLNIPQA from the coding sequence ATGGATAATGAAGTTCAGCAATCATTAAAACTATTTATAGTATTATCAAGGGCGTTTCGTGCAGTCAATGAATATACAAATGAGTTTATTCAGAAAAACGGATTAAATCCGACAGAATTTGCGGTGTTAGAGCTGCTCTACCATAAAGGTGACCAGCCATTACAGCAAATAGGCGATAAAATATTATTAGCAAGTGGTAGTATTACGTATGTAGTGGATAAACTGGAGAAGAAAAAGCTTATTGAGCGTGTAGGTTGTGCAAATGATCGCCGTGTAACATTTGCTCACATTACAGACGAAGGGAAGCAATTTATTGAATCTATTTTTCCAGGGCACCAAAATCGGATTCATCAATTAATGTCGGTGCTAAGTTCAGATGAAAAAGAAGTGGCAATTGAATCTTTAAAAAAAATAGGATTAAATATTCCACAAGCATGA
- a CDS encoding ATP-binding protein, which produces MKNKFKKLAFYFIPVLVPAILLTLTYGYYSYKKNVGKSIMQTERNASIYQRQLDQVIGETIKSLEVLAITFESNFNNITDVKTALNTMSGKDPRYGGMYFLDKNGNVITGTNDYLKQYNLKNQSYIKTMYQTHQSVVSDQVETLSNNKKVVAIVTPVIKNNVIQAIIVAHIRTDYIVNIIQMLTPNTFVHVESEQGVPIFSTNDQLILNPSNNYVSTSLERVPWKITLIPKHPKIKSVFINTFIFFLIITTVIHVVYLFFHTLSIKRQAEREKLQNDSQKLELVGTLAASTAHEIRNPLTGIKGLVQLLSEKYKDPKDQFYFSILHKEINRINQIVNEFLILGKPTIQKMEKIHLDQVINDLNPLIYSESNLYNVHYSYQIKSEEITVLATIDQLKQVVLNITKNALEAMPSEGKLILNLEKIDSHALLSISDNGTGISPENLKKVFTPFFTSKENGTGLGLVVCKRIIESFDGSLSIKSEINKGTEVLISLPIFKG; this is translated from the coding sequence ATGAAAAATAAATTTAAAAAATTGGCATTCTATTTTATTCCAGTTCTCGTCCCCGCTATTTTATTGACATTAACATATGGTTACTATAGCTATAAAAAAAATGTGGGAAAATCAATTATGCAGACGGAACGTAATGCATCCATTTACCAAAGACAGTTAGATCAGGTCATTGGGGAGACAATAAAAAGTTTAGAGGTTTTGGCAATAACATTTGAATCAAATTTCAATAATATTACTGATGTAAAAACAGCCCTTAATACAATGAGTGGAAAAGACCCACGATATGGAGGTATGTATTTTTTAGATAAAAACGGGAATGTCATTACTGGTACGAATGATTATTTGAAACAATATAATCTTAAAAATCAAAGTTATATTAAGACGATGTATCAAACTCATCAATCCGTCGTCTCAGACCAAGTGGAAACATTATCAAACAACAAAAAAGTTGTCGCCATTGTAACACCGGTAATAAAGAATAACGTCATACAGGCAATAATCGTTGCACATATTCGAACGGATTATATTGTTAATATTATTCAAATGTTAACTCCTAATACATTTGTTCATGTTGAAAGTGAACAAGGAGTTCCCATTTTTTCAACAAATGATCAATTAATTCTAAATCCGTCGAATAATTATGTAAGTACATCTCTGGAAAGGGTTCCTTGGAAAATCACATTAATTCCTAAACATCCAAAAATCAAATCCGTTTTTATTAATACTTTTATATTTTTCTTAATCATTACTACTGTTATTCATGTTGTTTATTTATTTTTTCATACATTGTCAATTAAACGACAAGCAGAACGGGAAAAACTTCAAAATGATTCGCAAAAGCTTGAACTTGTTGGTACACTTGCAGCTAGTACCGCACACGAAATTCGAAATCCGTTAACCGGTATTAAAGGTCTTGTACAATTACTATCAGAAAAATATAAAGACCCGAAAGATCAATTTTACTTTTCGATTTTACACAAAGAAATCAATCGAATCAATCAAATTGTTAATGAATTCTTAATACTCGGGAAACCTACTATTCAAAAAATGGAAAAAATCCATTTAGACCAAGTGATTAATGACCTAAACCCATTAATATATTCCGAATCAAATTTATACAATGTGCACTATTCCTATCAAATTAAATCTGAGGAAATTACAGTGCTTGCCACAATTGATCAATTAAAGCAAGTTGTCCTTAATATAACAAAAAATGCCCTTGAGGCAATGCCTAGTGAAGGCAAATTGATACTTAATCTAGAAAAGATAGATAGTCACGCATTGTTGTCTATTTCTGATAATGGAACGGGTATATCTCCAGAAAACTTAAAAAAAGTTTTCACTCCTTTTTTTACTTCAAAGGAAAATGGGACTGGACTTGGTTTAGTTGTATGTAAAAGAATCATTGAATCATTTGATGGAAGTTTGTCGATAAAAAGTGAAATAAATAAAGGCAC